In Pyricularia oryzae 70-15 chromosome 2, whole genome shotgun sequence, one genomic interval encodes:
- a CDS encoding endo-1,4-beta-xylanase B, protein MFPLASIITVALAVLPCAITAPTVGDPGAVSTRSLAVRQNYPWQWWTEGQGQFNCQQQGGGRYSCSWNGQRGGGMVAGTGWGAGRKTVRYQGQYNPKGPGYLSLYGWTRNPLIEYYIVESWDVLAPGEPWTLRGNFTSDGGNYAFYTAQRVNKPSIEGTRTFTQYFSVRSETEKKVGTVGGAITTGNHFDAWARMGYRLGNFEQNMFMVTEAFANGTQLPSGTSTITVS, encoded by the exons ATGTTCCCCCTGGCATCCATCATCACCGTTGCTCTGGCCGTACTCCCCTGCGCCATCACTGCACCCACCGTCGGGGACCCAGGCGCAGTCTCGACCAGGAGTTTGGCAGTCCGCCAAAACTATCCCTGGCAGTGGTGGACTGAAGGGCAAGGACAGTTCAACTGCCAACAGCAGGGAGGGGGACGGTATTCCTGTTCGTGGAATGGACAGCGAGGCGGTGGCATGGTGGCGGGCACCGGTTGGGGAGCTGGCAGGAA GACCGTGAGGTACCAAGGGCAATACAACCCCAAGGGCCCCGGCTACCTCAGCCTGTACGGCTGGACCCGCAACCCGCTGATCGAGTACTACATCGTGGAGTCGTGGGACGTGCTTGCGCCCGGCGAGCCCTGGACCCTGCGAGGCAACTTTACCTCGGACGGCGGCAATTACGCCTTTTACACGGCGCAGCGCGTCAACAAGCCGTCCATCGAGGGGACGCGGACTTTTACCCAGTACTTTTCGGTTCGCAGCGAGACCGAGAAGAAGGTCGGTACCGTAGGCGGTGCCATCACCACGGGCAACCATTTTGACGCCTGGGCTAGGATGGGGTACCGGCTTGGGAACTTTGAGCAGAACATGTTCATGGTCACGGAGGCGTTTGCCAATGGGACCCAGCTGCCCAGTGGGACTAGCACAATCACTGTCAGTTGA